TGTCTCATCCATCGGCGGGGCGGAGGGCACCGATGGCCAAGAGAAAGTCGGCGCAGTTCCCCCAGCAGCGCGTGCTCGAAGCGCTCGACAAGGGCAAGCGTACCCTCGAGTACCGCAAGAATCACATCATCTTCGCACAGGGCGATCCCGCGAACGCCGTCTTCTACATTCGGGAGGGCAAGGTCAAGCTGACGGTCACCTCCCAACAGGGCAAGGAAGCGGTGGTGGCCATTGTCGGCGCCGAGGATTTTCTCGGGGAAGGTTGTCTCGCCGGGCAGCCGCTGCGAATGGCGACGGCTGCCGCCATGACCGACGGTTCGAGCATTCGCATTGAAAAGAAGCGCATGAACGAACTGTTGCGCCAACGGGGCAAGTTCTCCGAGGACTTCATGGCCTACTTGCTCAGCCGCAATATTCGGGTCGAAGAAGATCTCGTCGACCAACTATTCAATTCCAGCGAAAAGCGGCTGGCC
The window above is part of the bacterium genome. Proteins encoded here:
- a CDS encoding Crp/Fnr family transcriptional regulator, yielding MAKRKSAQFPQQRVLEALDKGKRTLEYRKNHIIFAQGDPANAVFYIREGKVKLTVTSQQGKEAVVAIVGAEDFLGEGCLAGQPLRMATAAAMTDGSSIRIEKKRMNELLRQRGKFSEDFMAYLLSRNIRVEEDLVDQLFNSSEKRLARTLLLLAQFGKEGKRETIVPKISQETLAEIVGTTRSR